AGGAAGTCGCCCTTCCCCAGCGTCAGCACCTCGTCCTCGACGAGGATCCGCATCCTGCCGTCGAGCACGAGGAACAGCTCCGTCGCCTTCGTGTGGAAGTGCGCGGGGGCGCCCGGCGAACCCTTCTCGAACGTGGCCTTGTTGGCGGTGAACGCGCCGCCCGTGTCGCCCGCGTCGGCCAGCAGGGTGATCAGGCTGGTGGCGCCGTCCTGCAGGGTCTCGGCCTGTTCGGCGCGGACCAGGACGGGACGCTGCGGCCGGTTGTCGGCAGTCATCAGGATTCTCCTCGTGGCGTGGTGCGGCGGGATGCGCGCGGTCGGTCCGGTGCTGCGCGCCGGCGGCAGTGCGACCCGAGGTGCCCGTCGGCGTCG
The sequence above is a segment of the Kitasatospora sp. NBC_00240 genome. Coding sequences within it:
- a CDS encoding cupin domain-containing protein, giving the protein MTADNRPQRPVLVRAEQAETLQDGATSLITLLADAGDTGGAFTANKATFEKGSPGAPAHFHTKATELFLVLDGRMRILVEDEVLTLGKGDFL